Genomic DNA from Nitrosospira lacus:
AACGCCCCGTCCGCCGATGAGATTATTTTCCTCAGAGGGACGACCGAGGCGATCAATCTTGTTGCGCAGAGCTGGGGCCGGCAAAATGTCAACGAAGGGGACGAAGTCGTCATCACCTGGCTGGAACACCATGCCAATATCGTGCCGTGGCAGCAACTATGCAACGAAAAAGGTGCGAAACTGCGTGTGGCGCCGGTGGATGACGATGGCCAGATATTGCTCGATGAATATCAGAAACTGCTCGGCTCGCGCACCAAGCTGGTATCGCTCTCGCACGTTTCCAATGCGCTGGGCACCATAACACCGGCGCGCCAGATGATTGAAATGGCGCACCGCGTGGGTGCCCGCGTGCTGGTGGATGGCGCGCAGTCGGTCTCGCACATGCGGGTAGACGTGCAGCAACTCGATTGCGACTGGTTTGCTTTCTCGGGCCACAAGGTGTTCGGTCCGACCGGCATCGGCGCCCTGTTCGGCAAACTGGAGTTGCTCAATACCTCTCCACCTTGGCAAGGCGGCGGCAACATGATCCAGGATGTTACCTTTGAGAAGACGTCATACAATGCCGCACCCGCGCGTTTTGAAGCTGGAACCGGCAATATCGCCGACGCGGTGGGGCTGGGCGCCGCGATCGACTATGTGGAACGCGTGGGTATCGACAACATAAGCCGTTACGAGCACGACCTGATGGCCTATGCAACACGGGGTCTCAATAGCGTCCCGGGTCTGCGGCTTATCGGAACCGCACCGGACAAGGCGGGAGTATTGTCGTTTGCGCTGAAGGGATTCGCCACTGAAGAGGTCGGTGAAGCCCTGAATCGGGAAGGCATTGCGGTGCGCGCCGGTCATCACTGCGCGCAGCCTATCCTGCGGCGTTTTGGCTATGAAAGTACGGTGCGTCCGTCATTGGCGCTGTATAATACTTATGCGGACGTTGATACGCTGGTCGCTGCGCTGAAGCGGCTGCAAGGCGGCCGCTACAATTATTGAAATAGCGGGTATTCAGAAAGTGGATGAAGCCTGCCCATAGGATGGTTTGGGGCAGGCTTCCTTTATTCATGCATTCGAGCCCAGGCATAAAATAATCCCGGATAATAGAGTTTATTAGCCCCATGAACTTTCAGCAGCTACGCATCATCCACGAAACAGTCCGGCAGAACTACAATCTTACCGAAGCGGCAAATGCCTTGTTTACGTCGCAATCGGGTGTCAGCAAGCACATAAAAGATCTGGAAGATGAATTGGGCATCGAACTGTTCGTCCGCAAGGGCAGACGGCTGCTCGGATTGACCGACCCCGGCAAGGAACTGGTGGAGATTGTCGAGCGGATTCTGCTTGACGCAAAAAACGTCAAGCGCTTGGCGGAACAATTCAGCAATAAGGATCAGGGACGTCTGACCATCGCGACCACGCATACACAAGCGCGGTATGCATTACCTTCCGTGGTAACGCGATTCAAGAAGGCATTTCCCAACGTTCATCTCATCCTGCATCAGTCCAGCCCCGGTGAGATTGTATCGATGCTGCTCGATGGCGTCGCCGATATCGGCATCGCCACCGAAGCACTGGAGAGCGTTGTGGAACTGGCGTCTTTTCCCTATTACTCCTGGCATCACGCAGTCATAGTGCCGCCCGGCCATCCGCTGGAATCAGCGCATCCACTCACACTCGAAGCGATCGCCGAATTCCCCGTCATTACCTATCATGAAGGTTTTACCGGGCGGTCAGGAATAGACGAGACCTTCGCGAAGGCGGGGATTGTACTCGATATCGCGATGTCGGCCCTGGACGCCGACGTTATCAAAACCTACGTTGAACTCGGACTGGGGGTGGGTCTCGTAGCCTCGATGGCGTTCAATCCGGTGCGGGATACGCAGCTCCACCTGCTCGACAGTTCGCACCTGTTCCAGAAAAATACCACGAATATTTCTGTCAGGCGCGGCCACTATCTGCGCGGGTATGCCTACCGCTTCATCGAGCTTTGCCTGCCATCGCTGACCGAGGCAGCAATCCGCTCAGGCGTCAAACCCGAGGTGGACGTGGAACTCGACGACTGAGTTCGCTCTTTGGCACGGGACAGGTGCGGCATTTGATCGAGTAGATTAAATATCCGAGCCTGGCGCTACACATCCTCCCCCAGGAATCCACCGCTTTGGTGACTCCAGAGGCGCGCATACAGACCGCTCGACGTGATGAGGCTTTGATGAGTCCCTTCCTCCACACTACGTCCCCTATCGATCACAATCAGACGATCCATCGCCGCAATGGTGGATAGCCGATGTGCGATGGCTATCACGGTCTTGCCTTCCATCAATCGGTACAAGCTGCACTGGATTGCCGACTCCACCTCGGAGTCCAATGCGCTGGTGGCTTCATCCAGTAAAAGTATTGGCGCATCTTTCAGCATCACACGCGCTATTGCAATCCGCTGGCGCTGACCACCCGAGAGCTTTATCCCGCGTTCCCCGACATGCGCATCATAGCCTTTGCGTCCCGCGGGATCGGTCAGACCCGCGATGAAATCATGCGCTTCGGCCCGTTTCGCGGCGGCGATCATATCCGCATCGGTGGCATCCGGCCGGCCATACAAAAGATTGTCCCGCACCGAGCGGTGCATGAGCGATGTGTCCTGGGTGACCATGCCGATATTGGCGCGCAAGCTGAGCTGGGTAACGTGCCTGATGTCCTGTTCGTCGATCAGTATGCCTCCCTGCTCAACGTCATAAAATCGGAGCAGCAGGTTCACAAGCGTGGATTTGCCCGCGCCTGAACGCCCAACCAGCCCGATTTTCTCGCCGCGTCGGATATGCAATGAAAAATGATTGATGACAGGCGTAGTTCCTCCGTAGCTGAAAACCACGTCCTCGAAGCGGATATCGGCTTTGTTAATCTGGAGAGGTTTTGCATCCGGACAGTCGGTCACCAGATGCGCTCGCGACAGCGTATTGATGCCGTCCCGCACCGTACCGACCTGTTCCAGCAACGATGCCATTTCCCACATGACCCAATGCGACATGCCGTTAAGTCTCAGCGTCATGGCACCGACGACCGCAACAGCGCCGACGCCGACCTGACCTTCTGTCCACAGCCATAAAGCGACTCCAACCGCGCTGATGATAAGACTCGCTCCCATGACCTGGTTCACCGTTTCAAAACCGGTGATCAATCGCATTTGCCCATGTACCGTTTTCAGGAACTCCTGCATGGCAGATCTTGCGTAACCCGCTTCCCTGCCGGCGTGGGAGAAGAGCTTGACGGTGGCAATGTTTGTATAGGCATCACTGATGCGCCCTGTCATGAGCGCCCGCGCGTCGGCCTGCAACTGGGAAACCCGGCTCATTCGCGGTACGAAATATCGCAATACAAGAATGTAGAGGACCAGCCACCCCATGAAGGGTATCAGCATCCACATATTGAAATTGCCCACCACGGCAATCAGCGTCAAAAAGTAAATCGTCACATAAACGAGTATGTCTCCCAGAATAAAGCAGACATCACGCAGCGCGAGTGCGGTTTGCATGACTTTGGCCGCTACCCGGCCGGCAAATTCGTCCTGATAAAAATTCATGCTTTGATTAAGCATCAGCCGGTGAAAATTCCAGCGCAGCCGCATCGGGAAATTTCCCCCCAGCACCTGGTGCTTAACGAGATTTTGCAATCCCACCAATACCGGACTGGCCACCAATATCGTTGCAAACAGCAGAAGCGTATACCGCTCCTGCTGCCACAAAAGAGAAGGCGGTATCTGGCCCAGCCAGTCGACGACTTTCCCCAGAATGGCGAACAATAGCGCTTCAAATGCGCCAATACTCGCGGTAAGCAGCGTCATCGCAACAAGATACCGCCGTATACCATCGGTGGCTTCCCAAATGAATGCCAAAAAACCCTTTGGTGGAATCCTGTCGGTGGTATCAGGATAGGGATAAATCACTTTCTCAAAATAATTAAACATTTGAAGCCTTAATCATTAATATGCTGAACGTAATGCCTGATCGCATTGCAAAGCCATCCAAATATAGTAATTCAGATGATTTTGGTGCAATATTCACCTGAGCGTGCTGTTTGATGGCAAGGAGAAGGGTGACGCTGAAGAGTATGGACCGCAAGTATGGGGCCACTTGCTTATCAGCTAAAAAAAAGAACCTGCCGAAAGGGCCGACAATTTGCTCTGTGACTACGCCGTCTTCCGCTCGAATTCTGCGCGAGATATTGGAGCAGCCAGGATATTCTTGCGCAAAAGCATGCAAGATACAAGGAAGAAGATCCAGGGCGACGCGGTCTGGGCAGGGCGACAACTGGAAAACAGCTCATGTATAAAATAATGGGACTATAATGCCAGGCGCCTATGCACACCTCACCTTGGTCAATCTGATCAGGGAACCGGCCAAGCTCGAGAGCCACGGCTTCACCTCCGAGGCAATCGTTTCAGTACTGGATTACTTCCGCTTTTGCGAACTTGGCGCGGTCAGCCCCGACTATCCTTACCTGGATATCGCCCATCCCGATGCCTGTCACTGGGCGGATCGCATGCACTACCAAAAAACCGGCGACATGGTCAAAGCGGGAATCGACCTGATCAGGAAGCTGAATGGTGTATCGCGGCAAAAAACGTTCTCCTGGTTGCTCGGATACACCAGCCATGTGGTAACCGATGTGACCATTCACCCTGTCGTTGAACTGAAGGTAGGTGAATATCAGAAGAACAAGGGGAAGCACAGGATCTGTGAAATGCATCAGGATGCCTATATTTTCCAGCGATTGAACATCGGAGAAGTAGGCTTGGCCGAGCATCTGGATTCGGGAATCTGGGGCTGCTGCGATACGCCCGGCAGCGGAAAGCTCGACCCGGCAATTGTAAGCATCTGGCAGAACATGCTTGAGAGCTGCTATTCCGATCCCTATCAAAGCGACCCTCCCATCATCGATAACTGGCACGGCGCATTCAAGTTCATTGTCGACAAGGCGGAAGAAGGCAATGTGCTCCCCCCCTTTGCCCGCCATGTCGCCGCCAATATCGGCTTGACCTATCCGGCTATTGCCGATCTCGACAAGCAATATTTGGTGGGCTTGGCGACGCCTATGGGTGTGATGAATTATGACCAGATATTCGACCGGGCGATGGAAAATGTACTGGCCGCCTGGTCGCATATTGCCGATGCTGTTTTTAAAAACGATGATGCCTACCAAATGGCGGCGGTTAACTGGAATCTGGACACCGGCAAAGACGATAATGGCGCCTATGTCTACTGGAAAGACAGGAGAGGCATGGCCTGATCATGATCAAAAGCACCGTTACCATTATACTTGTACTTTCTTTCCTGGCAGGTTGCGCGTCCAGCCAGAGGCGTGTTGATAGCGAGGAAATGTATATCAAGGCTTCCGCGCTGACCAAACTGGCGGCAGCGGTGGAATCGACGGTGCGATACAAGGATCCACCACCGGGATTGAGCGAACGCGAATTGCTCGCGCTGGCAACCCGGCACGACCCGATCCTGCTGGAGAATTTCAAGGGCTATAAGGTCAGGGTATTGCGTTACGAACGCCACTCGGTCGTGCTGGTATGCGATGCAACCGGCACGCATGCGTTACTGGAAGATGCGGGATGCAGCGGCCCCATGGACCGCAATCGCTGGATGGGAGAACCGGTGCCATGCGAATTCTCGATCGACACGAAAGCGGTTTGCGGGAAAGATTGACCGCCCTTGCACTTGCCTCTCCCAGGACCGTTACCTGTCTGCTCGCCGAATCGCTGATCCGGCGTCAGCTTTGAAAAGATCAGCCATCCATTTCCCTCTCAGAATAGATGCGCGATATTCAACCTATTTCGGCTAGATAATGCTTTCAATTTTAGCGCTAATTCTCAAGAAGACCATCACGCTCTTCGTGCTGGCGGGACCTGTTTCCATGATCCCGGTTTTTCTCGCCGCCACGGAGGGGCTTGATCTGCACGGCAAAGGCCGCTTTGCCAGGACCATTGGATTGAGCGTCACGGTAGCGTTGCTGGTGGCAACATTTCTCGGCATGCCCATTTTGGGATTACTCGGCGTATCACTCGGGGCGATGCAGGTTGGTGGAGGGGTTATTGTCTTGTTACTGGCAATAGCAATGGTTCTTGGGAAGGAATCAACCTTCAAGGGATCTCCCTCGGTCACTAGTGAACATGGGGTTCGGGAAGCGGCAATCGTTCCCCTGGCGGTGCCGCTGCTGGCCGGGCCGGCGGCATTCAGCTATGTCATGGGAAATAGCGCATGGCAAACCTCCGCAGATCTGGTCCACATCGTGGTGCCTATCTTTATCGTGGGTATCGTGTGCTGGATAACTTTCTATACGGCCTGCCAGGCGGAGAAGAAAATTCGGCAATCCACTCTGGATGTTATACAGCGCGTAGGAGGGCTTATCCTTGCCGCGATAGCCGTGGAGATGATGGCCGCCGGGTTACGTGGACTGTTTCCCATGCTTACTCCGGCCTAGCAGCCTGTCGGACTTGAAGAATCGAAGTACAGAAATGGCTCGGCGAGGACAGATTTTGACGATCTTGAGGCCGATAGTTGTTCTATTGGCCGAAAAAGCGGTGAAATATGGCGGGCCCGATACTTTTAAGTCCTGTTTTTGCAGCTGATTATTTCCTTCACATCCGATAGACTGCTAGTTCATTTTGAATATAGAGAGTGCGAGGCGGAAGTTCATATTTCCAGATAGCAGCGGTTGGACAGTCGAGCTTCTGCTTCAATGCCGCCGTTCATGCCCGGCAGCAACAAGCATGGTTATAAATTGCATACTCAGCGCCAGCGGCTATCACATTTGCAGGTACTATCTGAATTCGCCCACTCAAGATCTGTAATCTCCTAATGCAAAGAGAAATTGAAGAGAAATCCAGGTACGCCGTTGTAGCGGCCGTACAACTACCGGGCGTGAGCGATGACGAGTTTGAGGCGTCGCTGAGCGAGCTGCGCGAACTTGCAAAAACACTGGGGTATGAGGTCGTCCGCACGTTCGTGCAGAAGCGCTCAAGCTTCGACAGAACGGCATACCTGGGCGTCGGCAAACGGCAGGAAATACGCAGCTTCTTGAACAACGACCCCCCCGCGTTCGAGGAAATAGTCGCCAACCCTGATAGCCGGGATATCGATATTATCCTGGTCGACCATGAGATTTCGCCATCGCAGGCGCGCAACCTTGAAAAGGAGGCCGGCTGCGAGGTAATGGACCGCACTATGGTCATTCTCGAAATTTTTCATCGCAACGCCCGCTCTCGTGCTGCGCGCGCCCAGGTGGAGATCGCGCGCCTCGGGTACATGGCACCGCGCCTGCGCGAGGCGGCGAAGCTTGCGGGGCCGCAAGGGCGGCAGCGCAGCG
This window encodes:
- a CDS encoding family 2A encapsulin nanocompartment cargo protein cysteine desulfurase produces the protein MSTSNRPELGETSGGTPGYLPDIGELTRMVNEMFSTPPGMERVSAYPSSVPSGISSGMRAGIPAWSSSEVPYEVPHSAAAAPNPRSMAPSEAPSTVPYGALHPAATAPDPKSVMPSAAPLGSYYTAPYSAGTAQALKIPALGVDLPYADTFAAFSLPLPPELNDPPTFLPSGIPSISAASSAGTGALPVNSAGAPPFYFLDEAMPFGGGARTGQMSAIVSAHPAFDANAVRRDFPILRERVHGRPLIWLDNAATTQKPQSVIDRLTYFYQHENSNIHRAAHELAARATDAYEESREKVRRFLNAPSADEIIFLRGTTEAINLVAQSWGRQNVNEGDEVVITWLEHHANIVPWQQLCNEKGAKLRVAPVDDDGQILLDEYQKLLGSRTKLVSLSHVSNALGTITPARQMIEMAHRVGARVLVDGAQSVSHMRVDVQQLDCDWFAFSGHKVFGPTGIGALFGKLELLNTSPPWQGGGNMIQDVTFEKTSYNAAPARFEAGTGNIADAVGLGAAIDYVERVGIDNISRYEHDLMAYATRGLNSVPGLRLIGTAPDKAGVLSFALKGFATEEVGEALNREGIAVRAGHHCAQPILRRFGYESTVRPSLALYNTYADVDTLVAALKRLQGGRYNY
- a CDS encoding CysB family HTH-type transcriptional regulator; this translates as MNFQQLRIIHETVRQNYNLTEAANALFTSQSGVSKHIKDLEDELGIELFVRKGRRLLGLTDPGKELVEIVERILLDAKNVKRLAEQFSNKDQGRLTIATTHTQARYALPSVVTRFKKAFPNVHLILHQSSPGEIVSMLLDGVADIGIATEALESVVELASFPYYSWHHAVIVPPGHPLESAHPLTLEAIAEFPVITYHEGFTGRSGIDETFAKAGIVLDIAMSALDADVIKTYVELGLGVGLVASMAFNPVRDTQLHLLDSSHLFQKNTTNISVRRGHYLRGYAYRFIELCLPSLTEAAIRSGVKPEVDVELDD
- a CDS encoding ABC transporter ATP-binding protein, with product MFNYFEKVIYPYPDTTDRIPPKGFLAFIWEATDGIRRYLVAMTLLTASIGAFEALLFAILGKVVDWLGQIPPSLLWQQERYTLLLFATILVASPVLVGLQNLVKHQVLGGNFPMRLRWNFHRLMLNQSMNFYQDEFAGRVAAKVMQTALALRDVCFILGDILVYVTIYFLTLIAVVGNFNMWMLIPFMGWLVLYILVLRYFVPRMSRVSQLQADARALMTGRISDAYTNIATVKLFSHAGREAGYARSAMQEFLKTVHGQMRLITGFETVNQVMGASLIISAVGVALWLWTEGQVGVGAVAVVGAMTLRLNGMSHWVMWEMASLLEQVGTVRDGINTLSRAHLVTDCPDAKPLQINKADIRFEDVVFSYGGTTPVINHFSLHIRRGEKIGLVGRSGAGKSTLVNLLLRFYDVEQGGILIDEQDIRHVTQLSLRANIGMVTQDTSLMHRSVRDNLLYGRPDATDADMIAAAKRAEAHDFIAGLTDPAGRKGYDAHVGERGIKLSGGQRQRIAIARVMLKDAPILLLDEATSALDSEVESAIQCSLYRLMEGKTVIAIAHRLSTIAAMDRLIVIDRGRSVEEGTHQSLITSSGLYARLWSHQSGGFLGEDV
- a CDS encoding zinc dependent phospholipase C family protein, whose protein sequence is MPGAYAHLTLVNLIREPAKLESHGFTSEAIVSVLDYFRFCELGAVSPDYPYLDIAHPDACHWADRMHYQKTGDMVKAGIDLIRKLNGVSRQKTFSWLLGYTSHVVTDVTIHPVVELKVGEYQKNKGKHRICEMHQDAYIFQRLNIGEVGLAEHLDSGIWGCCDTPGSGKLDPAIVSIWQNMLESCYSDPYQSDPPIIDNWHGAFKFIVDKAEEGNVLPPFARHVAANIGLTYPAIADLDKQYLVGLATPMGVMNYDQIFDRAMENVLAAWSHIADAVFKNDDAYQMAAVNWNLDTGKDDNGAYVYWKDRRGMA
- a CDS encoding MarC family protein, which produces MLSILALILKKTITLFVLAGPVSMIPVFLAATEGLDLHGKGRFARTIGLSVTVALLVATFLGMPILGLLGVSLGAMQVGGGVIVLLLAIAMVLGKESTFKGSPSVTSEHGVREAAIVPLAVPLLAGPAAFSYVMGNSAWQTSADLVHIVVPIFIVGIVCWITFYTACQAEKKIRQSTLDVIQRVGGLILAAIAVEMMAAGLRGLFPMLTPA